A section of the Streptomyces sp. SLBN-118 genome encodes:
- a CDS encoding peptidoglycan-binding protein → MATPLTASQLVKVLRDEGLQVVEERSWRTHNRNHKGPWGPMRGVMIHHTVTSGTQNSVNICYDGYPSLPGPLCHGVIAKDGTVHLVGNGRANHAGLGDDDVLRAVINETALPSDNEANTDGNRYFYGFECVNMGTGSDPWPAVQLEAIEKAAAAICRAHGWTHRSVIGHKEWQPGKVDPRGFTMDSMRARIKARLGGSPDGPPKPPAPKPPATFEPFPGAAFFAPGRRSPIITAMGKRLVAEGCGRYEEGPSPHWSEADRKSYAAWQRKLGFSGSDADGIPGKSSWDRLKVPNV, encoded by the coding sequence ATGGCAACGCCTCTGACCGCCTCCCAACTGGTCAAGGTTCTGCGTGACGAAGGGCTTCAGGTCGTCGAGGAGCGCAGCTGGCGCACACACAACCGCAACCACAAGGGGCCCTGGGGCCCCATGCGCGGCGTGATGATCCATCACACCGTCACCTCGGGCACCCAGAACTCCGTGAACATCTGCTATGACGGCTACCCCAGCCTGCCGGGGCCGCTGTGCCACGGGGTGATAGCCAAGGACGGCACGGTCCACCTGGTCGGCAACGGCCGGGCCAACCACGCCGGACTCGGCGACGACGACGTCCTGCGCGCGGTGATCAACGAGACCGCCCTGCCCTCCGACAACGAGGCCAACACCGACGGCAACCGCTATTTCTACGGCTTCGAGTGCGTCAACATGGGCACCGGCTCTGACCCTTGGCCCGCGGTGCAGCTGGAGGCGATCGAGAAGGCGGCGGCGGCGATCTGCCGGGCACACGGCTGGACCCACCGCTCGGTGATCGGCCACAAGGAGTGGCAGCCGGGGAAGGTCGACCCGCGCGGGTTCACGATGGACTCGATGCGAGCCCGGATCAAGGCGCGTCTGGGCGGCAGCCCGGACGGCCCGCCGAAGCCGCCCGCGCCGAAGCCGCCGGCGACGTTCGAGCCGTTCCCCGGCGCCGCCTTCTTCGCGCCGGGGCGGCGCAGCCCGATCATCACGGCGATGGGCAAGCGGCTGGTGGCGGAGGGCTGCGGGCGCTACGAGGAGGGGCCGAGCCCGCACTGGTCGGAGGCCGACCGGAAGTCGTACGCGGCATGGCAGCGGAAGCTGGGGTTCTCGGGGAGCG
- a CDS encoding DUF6519 domain-containing protein has translation MHADISRSTYRPDQHYSAVIAQQGRVQLDADANEQTAIQLAQARTTAADLIGQHGGPLGATGFELHFVGGSRELDDLSIGGGRYYVDGILLDATRPQPGVPVVDDAHGAEEGEKEEPADAPAPAAPPAAWTYWDQPDGHRDPERPGDRLPSQFPYLAYLKVWERSVTAAEDPLLREVALGSAMPDTAARLKVVWQVLPLPGSQLELEDGATKDQVRAAFTKWAAAQAPGARMAARSERPEHAAEDPCLVKPDARYRGQENQMYRVEIHEGGVAKDATFKWSRENGSVTFPVDQLDGTWVELASLGSDDKLDLNVGDWVEFADTAYLSRNEPLPLLRVEELDLPGRRVRLSAEPDPSVGRRPELHPFLRRWDHRSGSGRAGGSGRTKQGAAKLRHGALRIEEGGWLPLEDGVFVYFEPGKAYRTGDYWTVAARTATGNVEWPTDAARRPLLQAPAGNHVHCAPLAWVLGEGSVADLRQTFAPLAAPIPAADAEALAAEAEYEAEAAAAESTAAGGSGPGTAGQDLEGQPDH, from the coding sequence ATGCACGCAGACATCTCCCGCAGCACCTACCGGCCGGACCAGCACTACTCGGCGGTGATCGCCCAGCAGGGCCGTGTTCAGCTGGACGCCGATGCCAATGAGCAGACCGCGATCCAGCTGGCGCAGGCCCGTACGACTGCCGCCGATCTGATCGGACAGCACGGCGGGCCGCTCGGCGCAACCGGCTTCGAGCTCCATTTCGTGGGCGGGAGCCGGGAGTTGGACGACCTGTCCATCGGCGGCGGGCGCTATTACGTGGACGGCATCCTGCTGGACGCGACCCGCCCGCAGCCGGGCGTCCCGGTCGTGGACGACGCGCACGGCGCCGAGGAGGGCGAGAAGGAGGAGCCCGCCGACGCGCCCGCACCGGCCGCGCCGCCTGCCGCCTGGACGTACTGGGACCAGCCCGACGGACACCGGGACCCCGAGCGTCCCGGTGACCGGCTGCCCTCCCAGTTCCCGTATCTCGCCTACCTGAAGGTGTGGGAGCGCTCGGTCACGGCGGCCGAGGACCCGTTGCTGCGTGAGGTCGCGCTCGGGTCCGCGATGCCCGACACCGCGGCCCGGCTGAAGGTCGTGTGGCAGGTCCTTCCGCTGCCCGGCTCGCAGCTGGAACTGGAAGACGGGGCGACGAAGGACCAGGTACGGGCGGCCTTCACGAAGTGGGCTGCCGCCCAGGCGCCCGGCGCCCGGATGGCGGCGCGCAGCGAGCGTCCCGAGCACGCGGCCGAGGACCCGTGCCTGGTGAAGCCTGACGCCCGCTACCGGGGCCAGGAGAACCAGATGTACCGCGTGGAGATCCACGAGGGCGGCGTGGCCAAGGACGCGACCTTCAAGTGGTCGCGGGAGAACGGCTCGGTGACCTTCCCGGTCGACCAACTCGACGGCACCTGGGTGGAGCTGGCCTCCCTCGGCAGCGACGACAAGCTCGATCTGAACGTCGGTGACTGGGTCGAGTTCGCGGACACCGCCTACCTCAGCCGCAACGAGCCGCTGCCGCTCCTGAGGGTCGAGGAGCTCGACCTGCCAGGGCGCCGGGTGCGGCTCTCGGCCGAGCCGGACCCGTCGGTGGGGCGCCGACCGGAACTCCACCCCTTCCTGCGGCGCTGGGACCACCGTTCGGGCTCCGGGCGCGCCGGCGGCTCCGGCCGTACGAAGCAGGGCGCGGCAAAGCTGCGTCATGGAGCCCTGCGGATCGAGGAGGGCGGCTGGCTCCCGCTGGAGGACGGTGTGTTCGTCTACTTCGAGCCCGGCAAGGCCTATAGGACGGGCGACTACTGGACCGTCGCGGCGCGCACCGCGACGGGTAATGTCGAGTGGCCGACGGACGCGGCTCGCCGGCCGCTCCTCCAGGCCCCGGCGGGCAACCACGTCCACTGTGCGCCGCTCGCCTGGGTGCTCGGCGAGGGCTCGGTGGCCGACCTGCGCCAGACGTTCGCCCCGCTGGCGGCGCCCATCCCGGCGGCCGACGCCGAGGCGCTGGCGGCAGAGGCCGAGTACGAGGCGGAGGCAGCGGCTGCTGAGAGCACGGCGGCGGGCGGTTCGGGCCCCGGCACTGCGGGGCAGGACCTCGAAGGACAGCCCGACCACTGA
- a CDS encoding putative baseplate assembly protein produces the protein MSGSCGCGCGGHDERHAPKALYNPPGRAALNYRVGEYGSFLAGMLDRLASPAYPALRGLTVRTPDDPSIGLLDAWAVVGDLLTFHSERIADEGYLRTADEHRSLALLGRLVGHRPRPGIAADTHLAYTLDRDPRAEDVPVLIPRGARANSVPSTSDEESQAFETSEDLVARWEWNEPAVRRRRPALLTPDDLRGRPEIFVSGTDASLQTGDKLLFVFGGDKDAPGQRLLLPVARVRIDRDDDVTAIGLPQSAPPSLSELVAELREWITEDEREAEEGEPTPDNPNPRPVSRIIEDFDAQVLAPLRADLAGITTPAQFAARLVEPHDRLAEAQALAAPYEEVAGWFEQLEAMVGELMERAADLEPSRPQSPAAASDSAAMRALGAVLPALRTRVVRPPSGAHTLSHDPGRYVAPGSDLGAQLLSALDPRVADGLYAAWRRAAPAAPALLRELQAMRVTAAPFGATAPLKPVQDEHGRVIRQTDWPVSGGELTTMRIVYDTAGRVPVRAEFQHIETGSSWQRSENLPAETSFGLGPGRVSLQTRVGQDHDLSWLTRRPADSQEPGVTAEYSQGLPERTLFVSRPAEDGRVHVAVHNGEPLNWLLSPGDHKQVTHGGVEVTARYTVGSEPPQVEIGIATVPERANRHVLPLDSVQDGITVGSWVAIERPRKGSGEPDGIPGDKKLALVTTRVTAVRTAAYTNYGITGRGTELTLADPWLDEHDVLLSAIRDATVHAGGEALRPADEPLGEDVHGNELELAELYDGLRPGRHLVVSGERTDIPGTAGVRGTELVVIAAVEQQLDPHLPGDHVHTKLTLTTDLAHRYRRDTVRVQGNVVPATHGESRDEPIGSGDADRANQTFTLWQSPLTWLPAANPLGATPTLEVRVDGLLWHEVDSLAGRGPRERVYVSGTAGDGRTTVTFGDGVHGARLSTGHENVRARYRFGTGKAANVRADRITQAVSRPLGVSAVTNPQPATGGADADGPGLTRRTIPLAVSALDRLVSARDYEDFARSRAGIGRASAREIFDGRRRVLHVTVAGVDDIAIAEDSEVLRALRSSLAEYGDSRLPVRVDVRELVLLLLAAKVKVAPDHTWSVVEPRLRRALLTQFGSGRRELGRPARLSEVLATAHAVPGVDYVDVDVFTGVPASVTPDGLTGLASSLGRPRTAVGARLAEYDEAVHRVTADDGETLKQIAARHGIALAELLRLNPDITDTRRLEKGRAVFVFRGIRPAQLALLSPHVADTLILTEVTS, from the coding sequence ATGAGCGGCTCCTGCGGATGCGGGTGCGGCGGGCACGACGAGCGCCACGCGCCGAAGGCTCTGTACAACCCGCCGGGGCGCGCGGCCCTGAACTACCGGGTCGGCGAGTACGGTTCGTTCCTCGCGGGCATGCTGGACCGGCTTGCTTCCCCCGCCTATCCGGCACTGCGCGGGCTGACCGTCCGCACCCCGGACGATCCGTCGATCGGGCTGCTCGACGCCTGGGCGGTCGTGGGCGATCTGCTCACCTTCCACTCCGAGCGCATCGCCGACGAGGGATATCTGCGCACGGCCGACGAACACCGTTCCCTGGCTCTGCTGGGGCGTCTTGTGGGGCACCGGCCGCGGCCGGGCATCGCCGCGGACACGCATCTGGCGTACACGCTGGACCGCGATCCGCGGGCCGAGGACGTGCCGGTGCTGATCCCGCGCGGCGCGCGCGCCAACAGCGTGCCCAGCACCTCCGACGAGGAGTCGCAGGCCTTCGAGACCAGCGAGGACCTCGTCGCCCGCTGGGAGTGGAACGAGCCGGCGGTGCGCCGGCGCCGGCCGGCGCTGCTCACCCCGGACGACCTGCGGGGGCGCCCGGAGATCTTCGTCTCCGGGACCGACGCCTCGCTGCAGACCGGGGACAAGCTGCTCTTCGTCTTCGGCGGGGACAAGGACGCCCCGGGGCAGCGGCTGCTGCTCCCCGTGGCACGCGTCCGCATCGACCGGGACGACGACGTCACGGCGATCGGGCTGCCGCAGTCCGCCCCGCCCTCGCTGTCCGAGCTGGTGGCCGAGCTGCGCGAGTGGATCACCGAGGACGAGCGGGAGGCCGAGGAGGGTGAGCCGACTCCCGACAACCCCAACCCGCGCCCCGTCAGCCGGATCATCGAGGACTTCGATGCTCAGGTGCTCGCCCCGCTCCGCGCCGACCTGGCCGGGATCACGACCCCCGCGCAGTTCGCGGCGCGGCTCGTCGAGCCGCACGACCGGCTCGCCGAGGCGCAGGCGCTAGCGGCGCCGTACGAGGAAGTCGCGGGCTGGTTCGAGCAGTTGGAGGCCATGGTCGGTGAGCTGATGGAGCGGGCGGCCGATCTGGAGCCCTCCCGCCCTCAGAGCCCTGCGGCGGCTTCGGACTCGGCGGCCATGCGGGCGCTCGGCGCCGTACTGCCCGCGCTGCGCACCCGCGTGGTGCGGCCCCCGTCGGGGGCGCACACGCTGTCCCACGATCCGGGCCGGTACGTCGCGCCGGGCTCCGACCTCGGGGCACAGCTGCTGTCGGCGCTCGATCCTCGGGTCGCGGACGGTTTGTACGCGGCGTGGCGGCGGGCGGCTCCTGCTGCGCCCGCGCTGCTGCGGGAGCTTCAGGCGATGCGGGTGACCGCCGCGCCGTTCGGGGCGACGGCGCCGCTCAAGCCCGTGCAGGACGAGCACGGACGGGTGATCCGGCAGACGGACTGGCCCGTGAGCGGCGGAGAACTCACTACGATGCGGATCGTGTACGACACGGCCGGACGGGTTCCGGTGCGGGCCGAGTTCCAGCACATCGAGACCGGGTCCTCGTGGCAGCGTTCGGAGAATCTGCCCGCGGAGACGAGCTTCGGTCTGGGGCCCGGCAGGGTCTCACTGCAGACCCGGGTGGGCCAGGACCACGATCTGAGCTGGCTGACCAGGCGCCCCGCGGACTCCCAGGAACCCGGCGTGACGGCCGAGTACTCCCAAGGGCTTCCGGAGCGGACGCTGTTCGTGTCGAGGCCCGCCGAGGACGGGCGGGTGCACGTGGCCGTCCACAACGGCGAACCTCTCAACTGGCTGCTGTCGCCCGGTGACCACAAGCAGGTCACGCACGGCGGTGTGGAGGTGACCGCGCGGTACACGGTCGGCAGCGAGCCCCCGCAGGTCGAGATCGGCATCGCGACCGTGCCGGAGCGGGCGAACCGTCATGTCCTGCCGCTCGACTCCGTGCAGGACGGGATCACGGTCGGCAGCTGGGTCGCGATCGAGCGTCCCCGCAAGGGGTCCGGGGAACCCGATGGCATCCCCGGCGACAAGAAGCTCGCGCTCGTGACCACTCGGGTCACCGCCGTGCGCACCGCCGCGTACACCAACTACGGGATCACCGGCCGCGGCACCGAGCTGACGCTCGCCGATCCGTGGCTGGACGAGCACGACGTCCTGCTCTCGGCGATCCGGGACGCGACCGTGCATGCGGGCGGCGAGGCGCTACGGCCCGCAGACGAGCCACTGGGCGAGGACGTGCACGGCAATGAGCTCGAACTGGCGGAGCTGTACGACGGGTTGCGGCCCGGCCGCCATCTGGTGGTCTCGGGCGAACGCACCGACATCCCCGGCACGGCGGGGGTACGCGGCACCGAACTGGTGGTGATCGCGGCGGTGGAGCAGCAGCTCGACCCGCACCTGCCGGGCGACCATGTCCACACGAAGCTGACGCTGACGACGGACCTGGCCCACCGCTACCGCCGTGACACGGTGCGCGTGCAGGGCAATGTGGTGCCGGCGACGCACGGCGAGAGCCGTGACGAGCCGATCGGCAGCGGGGACGCCGACCGGGCCAACCAGACGTTCACGCTGTGGCAGTCTCCGCTGACCTGGCTGCCGGCCGCCAATCCCCTCGGCGCGACGCCCACGCTCGAAGTGCGCGTCGACGGGCTGCTGTGGCACGAGGTGGACAGCCTGGCAGGGCGTGGTCCGCGCGAGCGCGTTTACGTCTCGGGGACGGCCGGCGACGGGCGTACGACGGTGACCTTCGGCGACGGGGTGCACGGAGCGCGGCTGTCCACCGGGCACGAGAACGTCCGGGCCCGGTACCGCTTCGGCACCGGCAAGGCCGCCAACGTGCGGGCGGACCGCATCACTCAGGCGGTCTCCCGGCCGCTCGGCGTGAGTGCCGTCACCAACCCGCAGCCCGCCACGGGCGGCGCGGACGCCGACGGCCCGGGGCTGACCCGGCGCACGATCCCGCTGGCGGTCTCGGCGCTCGACCGGCTCGTGTCAGCCCGGGACTACGAGGACTTCGCGCGCTCGCGTGCGGGCATCGGGCGGGCCTCGGCCCGGGAGATCTTCGACGGCCGGCGCCGGGTGCTCCATGTGACGGTCGCCGGTGTCGACGACATCGCGATCGCCGAGGACTCGGAGGTTCTGCGCGCGTTGCGGTCCTCGCTGGCCGAGTACGGTGACTCGCGCCTGCCGGTGAGGGTGGATGTGCGCGAGCTGGTGCTCCTGCTGCTCGCGGCGAAGGTGAAGGTCGCGCCCGACCACACCTGGAGCGTGGTCGAGCCGCGGCTGCGTCGGGCGCTGCTGACCCAATTCGGCAGCGGGCGGCGCGAGTTGGGCCGTCCCGCTCGCCTGTCCGAGGTGCTGGCGACGGCGCATGCGGTGCCCGGTGTCGACTATGTCGACGTGGATGTGTTCACCGGTGTGCCCGCGTCAGTGACGCCCGACGGGCTGACCGGGCTGGCGAGTTCGCTCGGCCGGCCGCGCACCGCGGTCGGAGCCCGGCTCGCCGAGTACGACGAAGCAGTGCACCGCGTCACCGCCGACGACGGCGAAACGCTCAAACAGATCGCCGCACGGCACGGCATCGCGCTCGCCGAACTGCTGCGGCTGAACCCGGACATCACCGACACCCGGCGGCTGGAGAAGGGCCGGGCCGTGTTCGTCTTCCGCGGCATCCGGCCCGCTCAGCTCGCCCTGCTCTCCCCGCATGTCGCGGACACGCTGATTCTGACGGAGGTCACCTCATGA